Proteins from a single region of Juglans microcarpa x Juglans regia isolate MS1-56 chromosome 5S, Jm3101_v1.0, whole genome shotgun sequence:
- the LOC121266875 gene encoding high mobility group B protein 6 — MQTARLLVSGDQKLRPKFGRRPLQPKNSPANPVIGSPLSKPKHERNEISLVLPDDRANKENRPTYSKIESLDGSLAEELSAIRKKLERLRLDRERTEKMLKERDMVLERKAKELEERGEIQKMLEIEVDRLYRLNQLQTQSMLVSPMRSLREKEQVKKINAGESPKQKSEDRGEESESVGDNTMQSPEFSFVGSSETDK, encoded by the exons GAGACCTCTTCAACCCAAGAACTCGCCGGCTAACCCTGTCATTGGCTCCCCATTGTCCAAGCCCAAACACGAACGGAACGAGATCTCGCTGGTCCTCCCAGACGACCGTGCTAACAAGGAGAACCGTCCGACCTATTCGAAGATCGAATCTCTGGACGGCTCGCTTGCGGAGGAGCTCAGCGCGATCAGGAAAAAGCTCGAGAGGCTGAGGTTGGACAGAGAGAGAACGGAGAAGATGCTCAAAGAGAGGGATATGGTGTTGGAGCGGAAGGCGAAGGAGCTGGAAGAGCGAGGGGAGATCCAGAAGATGCTCGAGATCGAGGTTGATAGGCTGTACAGACTGAATCAACTCCAAACTCAATCTATG CTTGTTTCTCCAATGCGATCACTCAGAGAGAAGGAACAAGTGAAGAAGATCAACGCAGGGGAGTCACCG aaaCAAAAATCAGAAGATAGAGGAGAGGAGTCAGAATCGGTTGGTGATAACACGATGCAAAGTCCTGAATTCAGCTTCGTCGGGTCCTCCGAAACAGATAAATGA